Proteins encoded together in one Astyanax mexicanus isolate ESR-SI-001 chromosome 10, AstMex3_surface, whole genome shotgun sequence window:
- the si:ch211-132p1.2 gene encoding proteinase-activated receptor 4, whose product MLSLSRTALSVRPNLLVLLLVLLSLCTASSQASRNFTGGPARGRSLPLDFNNSLPEEQKKVFQASTMVLVVPLLYLFAFIVGLPANLLALWVLLFRTKKFPSTILLVNLTCCDLLLLLMLPFRIVYHFQGNDWNFGEPFCRFVISIFYGNMYGSVICLMLIAVDRYVALVHPFGAKTFRSRKTSMYMSLVVWAMVLVAAGPLLASKQSYTLSNLPITTCHDAHPETQQKSYFLPYFATLFFLCFLLPLLLVVFCYASVLRTLMTAGSRYAHAVRVTILILVVFVVCFLPSNVLLLLHYSASYLLRGYRDIGNALYVPYAISLAISTYNSCIDPFIFYYVSEDFREKARRVLCLVSESSESTSGKQVSDSSGTSRSKVTLLSKFSKSTELLDSEDVKL is encoded by the exons ATGCTCTCTCTCAGCAGAACTGCTCTATCTGTTCGTCCTAATCTCCTGGTTCTTCTCCTGGTTCTCCTCTCGCTCTGCACGGCCTCATCTCAGGCTTCAAGAAACTTCACCGGTGGACCTGCCC GTGGGCGCAGCTTACCGCTTGATTTTAACAACAGTCTGCCAGAGGAGCAGAAGAAGGTGTTCCAGGCTAGCACCATGGTTTTGGTGGTTCCATTACTCTACCTGTTTGCCTTCATTGTGGGTCTCCCTGCTAACCTGCTAGCATTATGGGTGTTGCTCTTCCGTACCAAGAAGTTTCCATCCACCATCCTGTTGGTCAACCTGACCTGCTGTGACCTGCTGTTGCTGCTGATGCTTCCTTTCCGTATCGTCTACCACTTCCAG GGAAATGACTGGAACTTTGGAGAGCCTTTCTGTCGCTTCGTCATCTCGATCTTCTATGGGAACATGTACGGCTCTGTAATTTGCCTGATGCTTATCGCAGTGGACCGCTACGTGGCTCTGGTGCACCCATTTGGAGCCAAGACTTTCCGAAGCCGGAAAACATCCATGTACATGAGCCTGGTGGTCTGGGCCATGGTGTTGGTTGCAGCTGGACCTTTGCTTGCCTCAAAGCAGAGTTACACCCTAAGTAATCTGCCTATTACAACCTGCCATGATGCGCATCCCGAAACCCAGCAGAAGAGCTACTTCCTGCCTTACTTCGCCACCCTCTTCTTCCTCTGCttcctgctgccactgctgctggtTGTGTTCTGCTACGCCTCTGTCCTGCGAACATTGATGACTGCCGGCAGCCGATATGCCCACGCAGTGAGAGTGACCATCCTTATTCTTGTTGTTTTTGTGGTttgctttttgcccagcaacgTCCTTCTGTTGCTTCACTATTCTGCATCCTACCTTCTGAGGGGCTATAGGGATATAGGTAATGCCTTATATGTGCCCTACGCAATAAGCCTGGCCATCAGCACATACAACAGCTGCATCGACCCTTTCATTTTCTACTACGTGTCCGAGGACTTCCGAGAGAAGGCGCGAAGGGTGCTGTGCCTTGTCTCAGAATCTTCTGAATCAACTTCTGGAAAGCAAGTGTCCGACTCTTCAGGAACGTCGAGGTCAAAAGTCACCTTGTTGTCCAAGTTCAGCAAGAGTACTGAACTTTTAGACAGTGAGGATGTGAAATTGTAA